The nucleotide sequence ACTAAAAAGATGAAGCCAGCGGTGCAAAGAATATATGAGCAGATGCCTGAACCTAAATATGTAATTGCAATGGGAAATTGTGCGATTAGTGGAGGGCCTTTTGCTGAGTCATATAATGTAGTGCCTGGTGGTGATGAATTTTTACCAGTAGATGTCTATATTCCTGGTTGTCCACCTCGTCCAGAAGCTTTAATACATGGTTTTTTACAATTAAAAAAGAAAATACAATCATAAAGGATGATTAAGATGGAAGTAGAGTTATTAAAAGATCAAATTACTGATAGTAGTTTAGAGGTTAAACCTGATGATTTGATACAAGTTATGAAAATATTAAAATCTGATTCAGAGCTTGCATTTAATTACTTGAGTAATCTTACTGCTGTTGATTATGAAGATTATTTTGAAGTAGTTTACCATTTAACTTCATTAAAGTATAAGAATTTACTAGAAGTTAGAGTTAGGATAGATTATCAAGATCCTACAATTACTTCAGTGGTTGATATTTGGTCAAGTGCAGATTGGCAGGAAAGAGAAGTATATGATTTATTTGGTATTAATTTTAGTAATCATCCAAATCTAAAGAGGATTTTATTAACAGAAGATTTTGTAGGACATCCTTTACGTAAAGATTATGAAATGTAGATAAGAAATGGAGGTGTAAAATATGAAGATCAATTTTAAAAAGAAGGATGAGATTCAGCAAAAAGGAACTAAAACCCAGCAATTGGAAGTTAATTTTGGTCCTCATCACCCTAGTACTCATGGTGTCTTCTGTATGGTTTTAAGATTAGATGGAGAAAATGTAGTTGGAGTAGATCCAAAGGTTGGGTTTTTGCATCGAGGTATTGAAAAGTTAGCTGAAAGTAGAACATATCCACAATGTATACCATTTACGGATAGATTAGATTATATTTCTTCAATGACTAATAACTTAGCATATGTGCAGACAGTAGAGAAGTTAATGAAAGTAGAGGTACCACAAAGAGCAGAATATATTAGAGTCATAATTGCCGAATTACAACGAATCGTGAATCATGTTATTTTTTGGGGAACCTTTGGCAATGATTTAGGAGCTTCTACAGCTTTGATGTATGCGTTTCGAGAAAGAGAAAAAATTCTTAATATATTTGAAAAGTTGACTGGCTCTAGGATGACTTATAGTTATATGAGAATTGGTGGAGTAGCTAAGAATTTATCAGATGAATTATTAATTGAAATTGAAGATTGTATAGATAATTTTCCAGAAGCTCTTAAAGAATATCATGGATTAGTAACTGGGAATGAAATTTTTCAGGCTCGGTCTAAAGGGGTAGGAGTTTTAACGGCAGAAGAAGCAATAGATTATGGTATTAGTGGACCTAATTTACGAGCTAGTGGAGTGGATTATGACTTACGTAAGGATGAACCATATGGTGTCTATGATAAATTTGATTTTAATGTTCCTGTACGACAGAATGGAGATGTGCTTGATCGATATTTAGTGAGGATGCAAGAGATGGAAGAGAGTTGTCAAATTATTAAGCAGGCTTTAGCTAAGCTACCGGATGGAGATATTAAGGCTAAAGCACCTAAAAAAGCACCAGAAGGTACAGTTTATCATCATATTGAGGCACCTAAAGGAGATTTGGGTTTTTATTTAGTGAGTGATGGATCTAAAAAACCTTATCGATTTCGAATTAGACCAGCATCCTTTATAAATCTAATGGCTTTAGAAGAGATGATGATAGGAGAGAAGGTAGCCGATGCTATTGCGATCTTAGGAAGTATTGATATTGTCCTAGGTGAGGTGGATAGGTAAGATTGTTACTTAAAAACAAGATTAGAGGAGACGATTTATATGGAGGTTTTACAGAATTTGTTTGTTAATATAGCTCAATTTTTACGTAATGGTATGACAGATATGAATTTGTCTCAAGTAACCATTGAAACAGTTATGGATCTTTCGGCAGGGATTACTGTCTTAGGAGTTATTTGTCTTGTAGCTTTATACTTAGTATATGCTGAGCGAAAAGTTAGTGCTTTTATTCAGATGAGATTAGGACCGAATCGAGTTGGCCCACGAGGATTATTACAGACGGTTGCTGATTCTTTAAAACTGGTTAGTAAAGAGGATATTATTCCTGAGCGAGTCGATAAAATAGTTTATATTTTAGCCCCTATCTTTACTTTTATACCTGCAGTTTTAGCTTATGCTGTAATTCCCTTTGGTAAGGGAATGATACCTGTGGATTTAAATATTGGTATATTCTACTTTATTGCTGTAGGTGCTTTAGGTACTATTCCATTAATTATGGCTGGATGGAGTTCCAATAATAAATATTCATTATTAGGGGCTATGCGGAGTTTAGCTCAAATGCTGAGTTATGAGGTGCCATTAGTTTTCTCTATCTTAGGAGTAGTTATGATTACAAGTTCATTAAGGATGAGTGATATCATTAATGCTCAATCTGGTGTATGGTTTATAGTATTACAACCACTAGCTTTTATAATTTATGTAATTGTATCAGCAGCAGAGACTAATCGAGCTCCTTTTGATTTACCAGAAGGAGAGTCAGAATTAATAGCAGGTTATATGACAGAATATAGTGGTATGAGATGGGCTATATTTTTCTTAGCAGAATATGCTCATTTATTTGCTGCTGCAGCTATGGCTACTACTCTATTCTTAGGAGGATGGCGTGGACCTATATTACCTTCTTATATTTGGTTTACTATAAAAACAGCCATTATGATTTATATCTTTATGTGGGTGCGCTGGACTTTTCCTCGAATTAGAATAGACCAGTTACTGAGTTTAGGTTGGAAGATATTATTACCACTATCTTTAGCTAACGTGTTAGGAACTGGAGTGATATTATATCTGGTTAACTGATTGGAGGTGATTGAATGTATGGACAAGGATTATTAAAGGGATTATCAATTACTATTAAGCGATTTTTTGGTAGCAATATTACTGAAGTATATCCTGATGAGTATCCTGAATTGCCTGAAGTATTTCACGGTTCTTTTCAATTAAATGAAGACAAATGTGTTGGTTGTAGACTTTGTGCAAAGTGTTGTCCCAATCCAGTAATTGAAATTGAAACTGTACGTGACGAAAATAATAAGCGTGAATTGACAGAATTTAAAGTTAATCTACAATATTGTCAGTTTTGTGGTTT is from Selenihalanaerobacter shriftii and encodes:
- a CDS encoding NADH-quinone oxidoreductase subunit C; amino-acid sequence: MEVELLKDQITDSSLEVKPDDLIQVMKILKSDSELAFNYLSNLTAVDYEDYFEVVYHLTSLKYKNLLEVRVRIDYQDPTITSVVDIWSSADWQEREVYDLFGINFSNHPNLKRILLTEDFVGHPLRKDYEM
- a CDS encoding NADH-quinone oxidoreductase subunit D; the encoded protein is MKINFKKKDEIQQKGTKTQQLEVNFGPHHPSTHGVFCMVLRLDGENVVGVDPKVGFLHRGIEKLAESRTYPQCIPFTDRLDYISSMTNNLAYVQTVEKLMKVEVPQRAEYIRVIIAELQRIVNHVIFWGTFGNDLGASTALMYAFREREKILNIFEKLTGSRMTYSYMRIGGVAKNLSDELLIEIEDCIDNFPEALKEYHGLVTGNEIFQARSKGVGVLTAEEAIDYGISGPNLRASGVDYDLRKDEPYGVYDKFDFNVPVRQNGDVLDRYLVRMQEMEESCQIIKQALAKLPDGDIKAKAPKKAPEGTVYHHIEAPKGDLGFYLVSDGSKKPYRFRIRPASFINLMALEEMMIGEKVADAIAILGSIDIVLGEVDR
- the nuoH gene encoding NADH-quinone oxidoreductase subunit NuoH: MEVLQNLFVNIAQFLRNGMTDMNLSQVTIETVMDLSAGITVLGVICLVALYLVYAERKVSAFIQMRLGPNRVGPRGLLQTVADSLKLVSKEDIIPERVDKIVYILAPIFTFIPAVLAYAVIPFGKGMIPVDLNIGIFYFIAVGALGTIPLIMAGWSSNNKYSLLGAMRSLAQMLSYEVPLVFSILGVVMITSSLRMSDIINAQSGVWFIVLQPLAFIIYVIVSAAETNRAPFDLPEGESELIAGYMTEYSGMRWAIFFLAEYAHLFAAAAMATTLFLGGWRGPILPSYIWFTIKTAIMIYIFMWVRWTFPRIRIDQLLSLGWKILLPLSLANVLGTGVILYLVN
- a CDS encoding NuoI/complex I 23 kDa subunit family protein is translated as MYGQGLLKGLSITIKRFFGSNITEVYPDEYPELPEVFHGSFQLNEDKCVGCRLCAKCCPNPVIEIETVRDENNKRELTEFKVNLQYCQFCGFCIENCPTQALQTTQEFELSTYNKDDLVLNLLK